One Limnochordia bacterium DNA window includes the following coding sequences:
- a CDS encoding sugar phosphate isomerase/epimerase yields MLLLYTISHHERRTTLHKLRIGTLVPGNMALKVIPQILPLGFESFGLTFWETIGDINLPQLAQRLQEILEGHDVVISSLSVSNNALVEDNDKAVDDWKQLIDHAHLFGTDLVTGFAGRVVNEPIEKCIPRFREVFEPLAKRAEDQGIRLAFENCGMGGNWHRGGWNIAHGPTAWEMMFDALPAENIGLEWEPCHQLVNLIDPVPQLRKWAHRIFHVHGKDATIAWDIIREYGINGPKAYAWHRTPGFGDSNWTDLITILRQSNYQGTIDIEGFHDPVYRGDLEMTGQVRSLHYLKECRGGDFVPSPY; encoded by the coding sequence ATGCTTTTATTGTACACTATCTCACATCATGAAAGGAGAACAACATTGCACAAACTACGTATCGGCACGCTTGTACCTGGGAACATGGCACTTAAGGTCATCCCGCAGATTCTACCATTAGGTTTTGAGTCTTTTGGTCTGACCTTCTGGGAAACCATTGGCGATATTAATTTACCCCAACTAGCCCAAAGATTACAGGAAATACTGGAAGGACACGATGTTGTGATTTCGAGCCTATCCGTCTCCAATAACGCATTGGTTGAGGATAATGACAAAGCTGTGGATGACTGGAAACAGCTCATTGACCATGCACACCTTTTTGGCACTGATCTGGTAACTGGCTTTGCCGGAAGGGTCGTCAATGAACCTATAGAAAAATGCATACCGCGCTTTCGCGAAGTCTTCGAGCCCTTAGCAAAACGGGCGGAAGATCAGGGGATCCGCCTAGCCTTTGAAAACTGCGGTATGGGTGGAAATTGGCATAGAGGAGGCTGGAACATCGCCCATGGCCCCACCGCGTGGGAAATGATGTTTGATGCACTCCCTGCTGAGAATATCGGGTTGGAGTGGGAGCCTTGTCATCAACTGGTTAATCTCATTGATCCTGTACCCCAGCTTCGGAAATGGGCCCATCGGATCTTCCACGTACACGGCAAGGACGCCACCATCGCCTGGGACATTATCCGAGAATATGGGATCAACGGACCAAAGGCATACGCTTGGCACCGAACACCGGGTTTTGGAGACTCCAACTGGACAGACCTGATCACAATCTTGCGCCAGTCCAACTACCAAGGCACCATCGATATCGAGGGCTTTCATGATCCTGTCTATCGGGGTGATTTGGAGATGACCGGACAAGTACGTTCCCTGCATTACTTAAAAGAGTGCCGGGGCGGAGACTTTGTGCCAAGTCCCTATTAG
- a CDS encoding helix-turn-helix transcriptional regulator, producing MRNIIKQIRKEQGLRQEDLANLVGVSRQTIIAIENDRYDPSLALAMKLARVLDSSVEALFTLD from the coding sequence ATGAGGAATATCATTAAGCAAATCCGAAAGGAACAGGGACTACGTCAAGAGGATTTGGCTAATCTCGTAGGCGTTTCACGGCAAACAATCATTGCCATCGAAAATGACCGATACGATCCATCTTTAGCATTAGCGATGAAACTAGCTCGCGTACTGGATAGCTCTGTGGAGGCACTTTTTACTTTGGACTAG
- a CDS encoding dihydrodipicolinate synthase family protein, producing MERLRWNMGENMDNINRAGAPIQGVMSLLLTPFDHNKSIDWQTYEAYVDWQLAQMPHGLFAVCGSSEMKWLTMEERLELAERAVFRAKKVPVVATANLLPDCSRHREELHRMIDTGVSGVVLVPPFGLGREPSRLEAYFGALIEASTVPVFLYEWPQVEPYLISHESFSRLVEYGALGIKDTTCTIEGITSKIQSAPNAVVFQANTAFATDAIRAGAGGLMAITSTSNTDLVVRFWEALVEKDTDREAAVLQRELVFLDSLLIRAHPAAAKYIVRLRGLDFQLYTRWPVNLEPQVLKAIDIWYHDTIAFGL from the coding sequence GTGGAGCGACTACGATGGAACATGGGGGAGAATATGGATAACATAAACCGAGCAGGTGCACCGATCCAAGGCGTCATGTCCTTATTGCTTACACCTTTTGATCACAACAAGTCGATTGATTGGCAGACTTACGAAGCATATGTCGATTGGCAGTTGGCTCAAATGCCGCATGGACTTTTTGCCGTATGCGGTTCAAGTGAAATGAAGTGGCTTACCATGGAGGAACGATTGGAACTGGCAGAAAGAGCAGTATTCCGTGCCAAGAAGGTACCAGTTGTTGCTACTGCTAATCTCTTGCCGGATTGTTCAAGGCATCGTGAAGAGCTACATAGAATGATTGACACGGGTGTATCCGGGGTTGTACTGGTTCCACCTTTCGGTCTTGGTAGGGAGCCTTCGAGACTTGAAGCATACTTTGGTGCTTTGATCGAAGCCTCTACAGTCCCTGTATTCTTATACGAATGGCCTCAAGTGGAGCCGTATCTCATATCCCATGAGAGCTTCTCGCGGTTAGTAGAGTATGGCGCTCTTGGCATCAAGGATACCACATGCACCATCGAGGGGATCACCTCTAAGATCCAGTCTGCACCCAACGCAGTCGTCTTCCAAGCTAATACTGCATTTGCTACCGATGCCATTCGGGCAGGGGCAGGAGGACTAATGGCAATAACCTCTACCTCAAATACCGATCTGGTCGTTCGTTTTTGGGAGGCTCTCGTCGAGAAGGATACAGATAGGGAGGCAGCTGTTTTGCAGAGAGAACTTGTCTTTCTTGATTCACTTCTCATTCGGGCTCATCCTGCTGCTGCGAAGTACATTGTTCGCCTACGCGGTCTAGATTTTCAGCTGTATACCAGATGGCCAGTCAACCTTGAACCTCAGGTTTTGAAAGCAATTGATATCTGGTATCACGATACGATTGCCTTCGGTCTATAG
- a CDS encoding exo-alpha-sialidase, whose protein sequence is MKSNSVSNCFVSPITNCWGEKEQIEINTECRLVFRGSKGAAFNHHPQITAAFGRLYATWSCGDLDEDDVGQRMVMSVSEDGGVTWTTPCTIVERANAEYAPAVITNGGIRVFQDQLIAYYGYYEFTRAGLADGRRQQKGAGEAPVDQWWHQNTYCGAMVSDDSGVTWKDQGIVVDRFVPNWGPHLTSTGRLIMPGNLWFPYTDDPVGTNPWYVTGLPRLPDWYVDDPEGFHRGCRYRGDAREYCEGSFFETDDGVLHMMLRTNQNRLAVSTSHDHGQTWSEPCMTSFVDDNSKHMFGRLPDGRFYGLSTPKPNSGRTPLVMALSEDGVVFDRHFLLGSEPCGVPRMEGLHKGGRYGYPHLIMVEGIGFVIYSVFKEDIVVCRFPLNALK, encoded by the coding sequence ATGAAAAGCAACTCCGTCAGTAACTGCTTTGTTTCACCGATCACCAACTGTTGGGGCGAAAAAGAACAGATCGAGATTAATACCGAATGCAGACTCGTGTTCCGGGGAAGCAAGGGGGCTGCATTTAACCATCATCCGCAGATTACAGCTGCATTTGGTCGTTTGTACGCGACTTGGTCATGCGGGGACTTGGATGAGGACGATGTAGGACAGCGGATGGTCATGTCAGTCTCCGAGGATGGTGGAGTAACGTGGACTACTCCTTGTACTATCGTTGAGCGTGCAAACGCTGAGTACGCGCCAGCAGTCATAACAAATGGCGGGATCCGGGTATTTCAGGATCAGCTGATAGCTTACTATGGTTACTATGAGTTTACCAGGGCAGGTCTTGCTGACGGACGCCGGCAGCAGAAGGGTGCGGGGGAGGCACCGGTGGATCAATGGTGGCATCAGAACACGTATTGCGGTGCAATGGTCTCCGATGATTCGGGTGTTACGTGGAAGGATCAAGGGATTGTGGTTGATCGATTTGTTCCCAATTGGGGTCCACATTTAACTAGTACCGGTCGACTGATTATGCCCGGCAATCTATGGTTTCCCTATACGGACGATCCCGTTGGTACGAACCCATGGTACGTGACCGGATTACCTAGGTTACCTGACTGGTACGTCGATGATCCCGAGGGCTTCCATAGGGGTTGCCGGTATCGGGGTGATGCCCGTGAATACTGTGAAGGGTCGTTCTTCGAAACAGATGATGGCGTACTTCATATGATGCTCCGGACCAACCAAAACCGTTTAGCAGTCTCAACAAGCCATGATCACGGACAGACGTGGTCTGAGCCTTGCATGACATCCTTTGTTGACGATAACAGCAAGCACATGTTTGGCCGGCTCCCTGATGGACGTTTCTACGGACTCAGCACACCGAAACCAAATTCAGGTCGTACCCCTCTTGTTATGGCCTTAAGTGAAGATGGTGTTGTGTTTGACCGTCACTTTCTTTTAGGAAGTGAACCTTGCGGCGTTCCTCGGATGGAGGGTTTGCATAAGGGCGGGCGTTACGGCTATCCCCACTTGATCATGGTGGAAGGGATAGGGTTTGTCATCTACTCCGTCTTTAAGGAGGACATCGTGGTTTGCCGATTCCCCTTGAATGCACTGAAATAG
- a CDS encoding sugar ABC transporter substrate-binding protein, which yields MKFHWRVIIVALFIPLMLSSLAIGEKVHLTFMTFGPDSLIAGFQQVIEGFEEENPGVSIELQPATGPTDLRDKALVAFAGGVGPDLIGGDDAVAYALMAADGLLELSDLIESDPHIGQIEDSLLPGLWEMATYGGKRFTIPMGVALEDWYINVDHFNTSGLALPTEDWNWDQFLHVAKRLTMYDGSEIVRAGYVLEVHALHEILPWIIQAGGLPFDDWSNPTESLFSTPQVREALRFLYDLRWEHAVVPRPGELPGGSVNIFMQDKVSMLTHWPARVGQFARAELPFKWKVQQAPQNKERAVIGAIDGLKIGSQTKHPDIAWEFLKYLVRPDVQRILAPNFQIPAVQEVAMSDDWLESPVPGVNKIAFLKDAQFLYNRAQNPAVASDVDRVFLEEWNMAFDGGKYPIEHMVQSVDERLNAILTK from the coding sequence ATGAAATTTCATTGGAGAGTAATTATTGTAGCCCTGTTCATTCCACTTATGCTGTCCTCGTTAGCTATTGGTGAAAAGGTGCATCTCACCTTTATGACCTTTGGACCAGATAGTCTGATCGCTGGATTCCAGCAAGTAATAGAAGGTTTTGAAGAGGAAAATCCAGGAGTGAGTATTGAACTCCAACCAGCCACAGGACCTACTGATCTGCGAGACAAGGCCTTGGTTGCCTTTGCCGGCGGAGTAGGCCCAGACCTAATTGGCGGAGATGATGCGGTCGCATATGCTTTGATGGCTGCCGATGGTCTGCTTGAGTTAAGTGACTTGATTGAAAGTGATCCGCATATTGGCCAAATCGAGGATTCGTTGCTGCCGGGTCTTTGGGAAATGGCCACATATGGTGGCAAACGATTTACAATTCCGATGGGGGTAGCACTGGAAGATTGGTATATCAATGTTGATCATTTCAATACATCGGGTCTTGCTCTTCCCACTGAGGACTGGAACTGGGATCAGTTTCTCCATGTGGCCAAACGCTTGACGATGTACGATGGGAGCGAGATTGTCCGGGCAGGCTATGTCCTAGAGGTCCACGCATTACATGAGATACTACCGTGGATCATCCAAGCTGGCGGGCTTCCCTTCGACGACTGGTCTAATCCCACCGAATCATTATTTAGTACTCCGCAGGTAAGGGAAGCCTTACGGTTCTTGTATGATTTGAGGTGGGAGCATGCGGTTGTACCTAGGCCAGGCGAGCTTCCCGGTGGAAGTGTGAACATATTCATGCAGGATAAGGTGTCTATGCTGACCCATTGGCCTGCCCGGGTTGGGCAGTTTGCACGGGCCGAATTGCCATTTAAGTGGAAGGTCCAGCAAGCTCCACAGAATAAGGAACGCGCTGTCATTGGAGCAATAGATGGCTTGAAGATTGGTTCACAAACGAAACACCCCGACATTGCGTGGGAGTTTCTAAAATACCTTGTGCGACCAGACGTGCAGCGAATTCTGGCCCCCAATTTCCAGATACCAGCTGTGCAAGAGGTGGCGATGTCCGATGACTGGCTTGAAAGTCCTGTCCCGGGTGTAAATAAAATTGCCTTTCTCAAAGATGCCCAGTTCCTGTATAATCGGGCTCAGAACCCGGCTGTTGCTTCTGATGTGGATCGGGTCTTCTTAGAAGAATGGAACATGGCCTTTGATGGAGGAAAGTATCCCATTGAGCACATGGTTCAAAGTGTAGATGAGCGTCTTAACGCCATCTTGACCAAGTAA